Below is a genomic region from Vibrio nitrifigilis.
CCTAGCTTGGGAATTTATTAGAACGTGTTAATATGCATGCAGTAAATTGTTGAGGTGTAAGGAAGTTATGGCAACAATATTAGACGTCTCTCGCCGAGCCGGAGTTGCAAAGTCAACGGTGTCTCGTGTTTTGAGTGGCCGTGGGTATACATCAGATAAAACGCGTGAAGTTGTACTGAAAGCGGCGCAAGAGCTTAACTATAGACCCAATGTGCTTGCGAGAAATTTAGCGTTACAGACATCGAACACGATAGGTTTAATCCTTCCTTCTGGTGCTCTGGTCTCACGTTATTTGGCGTCGCTGGTAGATGAAATATTTAAGAAAGCGCAGGCTGCAGGAAAAGACGTGATCATGAAACACGTCGACGATAGGCCGGGTTTAGCAATGGAATCAATTTACAATTTGATTGATCATCGCTGCGAAGCTGTTATGTACTACAACTCATCGAGTTTTGTTAATTTTGATGATACTGTGGCTGAAATCGATGCTGCTATTGATTCGTTTTCTGTGCCGGTTGTGTTACTGAATGGGTATCTACCCAAACATCCAAAACACTGCGTTTGGTATGAGCACGCTCGTTTTGCGGCAAAACCGGTTGAATATTTGTTAGAACATGGCCATCGCAACATTGCTTATATTACAGGGCCCCTCAACCAACGTACGGTACAAGAGCGTGTGAAAGGTTACCGACAAGCTCTTGAACATCATGGTATTGATTATAATGAGCAACTGTTTGTTGAGGGGAGTTACAAAGTCCTTGAAGACGACACATTGTCTCAAGATGTATCCTTAATGGGGTATGAAGCGTGTATTGAGTTGTTAGGACGAGGCGTGAATTTCAGTGCTATTTGCTTTGCCAATGATTACTTAGCAATCGGGGCGCAAAAAGCGCTGCAAGAGCGTGGCATTGATGTGCCTGATGAGGTCTCACTCTTTGGTTTTGATGATACACCAGTTTTGAATTACTTTTCTCCATCGATCAGTTCAGTCGTTCTACCGTCAACTCAATTGATCAATTACGCTGTTGAATTATGCTTTGCTCACCTCTCACACAGTGAATTGCCTGATTATGATTCACTTAATTTCGACTCTGAGCTTGTGCTGCGCGGTTCCGTAAAAGCACTCTAGATCTTATCTAACATAATGAAAAGGCGAGAAATTTTTTAAATTTCTCGCTTTGGTCGATAGGTTATTGTATCGATATTCTGCCGATTTAAATTCCAAACACATCACAAAAGATCAATTTTGTGTAAAAATTATGGAAACGGTTTCCTCTCACTGGAAGGGTATGCTAGATTGATTGCATACGGTCACAAGACGCTCAGACGCTCAATAGTAGCAGCCTGAAAACAGGTGAGTGTTGAGTCTGGAACATTGCACTGAGTTACCCTACATAGCCAAAAACGTGGAAAAATAATTTAAAAATCGTTGGCGTGTCATCAGAAATGGAACCGGTTACAGTTTAGTGGGCGTTATAGATAAACTTGGTGCTTCATTGCTAGAGCACAAGTAACCTGACTTAATAAAAAGCGGAGATATGTAATGAGTAATTCTGTTTTCCCTAAAAATTTCCTATGGGGTGGCGCGACAGCAGCAAACCAATTTGAAGGAGCTTGGAATGTGGATGGTAAAGGTCCTAGCACCAGTGATATGTTGAGCGGTGGTACTCATACCGTTCCTCGTCGTATTACTCGCACAATTGAAGACGGTGTTCATTATCCTTCACACGAAGCGATCGATTTTTATCATCGTTATAAAGAAGATATCAAACTGTTCGCGGAAATGGGGTTTAAGACATTTCGTTTATCAATTAACTGGACTCGTATTTTCCCAACAGGAATGGAACAGGAGCCTAATGAAGCGGGTTTGAAGTTCTATGATGATGTGTTTGATGAATTGAAGAAATACAACATTGAACCTCTCGTTACCATTTCTCACTATGAAATGCCATTTGGTTTGACCCAAGAGTACAACGGTTGGGCGGGACGTGAAGTTATTGAACACTTTATGCGTTATGCAGAAACCTTATTTACTCGTTACAAAGATAAAGTGAAATACTGGTTAACGTTTAATGAAATTAACTGTGGCACCGTCCCATTTGGTGGCTATTTGGCGCTTGGTATCTTAAACGAAGGTACTCAAGACTTCTTACATCAAGTCGATGATCCACAGCTGCGTTTCCAAGCCTTGCACCATCAGTTCGTCGCGAGTGCAAAAGCGGTAGCATTAGGCCATGAAATTAATCCTGATTTTAAAATTGGTTGTATGATTGCCTACATGACGGCATACCCATACACATGTAACCCAGATGATATTTTGCTTGCTCAAGATCATATGAACATGCGCAATAACTTCTGTGGCGATATTCATGTGCGTGGTGAATATCCATACTACGCGAAACGTTACTTTGCTGAAAATAATATCAAACTTGATATTAAAGAGGGTGATCTTGAAGTGATTAAGCAAGGTACTGTTGATTACTATACCTTTAGCTATTACATGTCGAATTGTGTTTCTGCCGATCCTACATTAGATAACACCTCTGGCAACATTAATGGTGGTGTGAAAAACCCTTATCTAGAAGCATCCGATTGGGGATGGCAAATTGACCCTAAAGGTTTACGTTACTCATTGAACGAAATCTATGGTCGCTACCAGATTCCTTTGATGGTGGTTGAGAACGGATTAGGTGCGTTTGATAAAGTGGAAGATGACGGCAGCATTAATGATAGCTATCGTATTGATTATCTTAAATCACATATCGAACAGATGGGTGAAGCACTAAAAGATGGTGTAGAACTATGGGGTTACACCCCTTGGGGCTGTATTGATTTAGTGAGTGCATCAACGGGTGAAATGGAAAAACGTTACGGATTTATTTACGTTGATAAAGACAATAAAGGTCAGGGCACATTAGATCGTAAGAGAAAAGCATCGTTCTTCTGGTACCAAAAAGTGATTGAATCACAAGGTGAACAGCTGTAACAGCGTATAGAGTCGAGCCACCAGCTTACTGTTTATTTTACTTAGGTGAAACAATCAGTAAGCTGGTTTTTCTTTACAGAGATTCCTCTCTGTTGACTAAAGAATTAGTGAGATTTTTTAGGTCCATTACGTACTAAATCTTTACCATTATCAAACACTTCTTGTGTAACCCAACGGCCAAGAACAAGCTGGTGCTGATCATCTAAAACAGCCACGAACGGGCGACCATTGGAATTGTTGGTTGCTAAAGCGACACCGGCGGCATTATTTAGCCCTAAGCCACCTTTTTCAACTAGGATCAGGAAAGTTTCTAGTTCTTCTAGAGTTTCAATTACGTCGTTATCATCAATCATGTTTCAAGCTCAATTATTTAGCGATAAGCTGATCATAGCAGCTAAAGCGCAGAGTCTGAATGCTTGGATAAAGATGATAAGAATGAATGTTTAATTTCTGTCCGTTTTGCCAATAGATGAAGTGAAAAATGCAGATTTTACACTGTAAAATCTGCATTCATAGAGATCAAATATCAGATTAGATATCCATTGCTGCATAGTGCCCGTGATGAACCGCAGAAGCCACTTTGCCGGGACGAACACAATCGCCGACAGGGATAAAGTCTAAAATACTTTGGCGTAACTCTTCCCGCTCTATTTCACGAGATTTCATCCCGACAGAGCAGAAGATAGTATCAGCGGGAAAGACTAAGCGTTCTCCTTGTTTATTGATGGCAACCACACCTTCTGCAGTGATCGCTTCTACTTTTGTTCCTAGGTGCACATCAATGTGATCGCGTAGTTCGATGTTGAGCCCCATTTTGTGGAAGACATTAGAATCAATCGCAAAGTCATCACGAGCTTCAATCAACGTCACGTTCTTGTGTTCGCGTCTAAAATGGATCGCTGATTCTGTACCAACAAGGCCGGCACCGATAATCACAACATTTTGACCAATGTTAGGCACATCTTTCGCAAGTTCAGTGCAGTTGACCACGCGTGGATCATCAATACCTGGAATATTTGGCTTAATGGGGGTCGCACCAATGGCACAAATTAATGAATCTGGATTGATTTCTTCTACCAGTGCATTATCGACTTTGGTATTCATTCGCACTTCAATGTTGTCATATTGTGCGATTTGATGGACGAGCCATTTAGAAAAACCGTAGTAATTCTTTTTAAAATCAACATGAGCTTCACAGTTGATCTGGCCACCGAGCTTATCGGTGGATTCACATAGAATCACTTTATGATGACGTTTGGCAGCGCTAAGAGCCGCTTGCATGCCACCAGGGCCGCCACCTGCAATCAGAACGGTTTTACTGGTTTCTGGCATTGCCGCTGGAGAGAAATACAGTTCTTCTTCACCAATCACAGGGTTAATTGCACATGCTGTATCGCGAGTGGTAATGATGGTATCCATGCAGTGGTGACAACGCATACATTTGCGAATATCTTGATCGCGTCCTTCCATTGCTTTGCGAGGCAGGAATGGATCAGCCATTAATGCGCGTGCCATTTCAACGATATCGGCTTGACCGGATGCAATAATTTCTTCGGCAATATCGGGTTCGGTTAATGCACCCACGACGGCAACAGGTTTGTTAACGTGTTTTTTTATTTCAGCTGCTAGCGCTACATTGCAACCATGTTTGACGAACATGGACGGGTGAGTACGTACGAAAGTTTCTGCGACACGTTGGTTACCCGCACTGATATGAATAATGTCGACATAATCTTCTATTGCTTGAGCAATACGGACCGCCTCGGCAACATCATGTCCGCCTTCGTATAATTCTTTGCCGTTCATACGAAATTCAATAGGAAAACCTTCGCCAACGGCTTCACGAATGGCTTTTAATACCATGATAGGGAAACGTACGCGATTTTCTAATGAGCCACCATATTGATCTTGGCGTTGATTAGACGGTGATAAGAACTGACTAATCAACCAGCCATGACCACCGTGAACCATTAACATCTCAAAACCGGCTTGTTTGACTAAGGCGGCGCTATCACCAAATGCTTTAACCAATTCTAGAAGCATTTCTTCAGTTAACTCAGAAACTTCAACGCCATTTTCCCATTCATGCATTGGGCCGTAAGGTTTGTATTTGGGATGTGGATTTTCTAAATTAGGGATGCCTGCATATTTGCCGCCGTGGGAGAGTTCAATGCTTGGAATACAGTTGTGGCGACGAATAGAGCGCGCGGCATGAGTTAATGAGGGCAAAATCAATGGATCGTGAAGTTTAAGTTCTTTTGTGTGTGGGCTGCCACCTTCTAATACGATGGATTGACCAACAGTCACATTGGCTGCCCCACCTTTAGCTCTGAGTTCAAAGAAGGCGGTATTTTCCTGTGATAGGAAGCATTCTGGCGAGAGCTCTTGCAGGGAAACCGGTGCTGAAAATAGACGGTTTTTGAAGGTGATATTACCGATTTTTATCGGGGAAAATAGGTGGGGATATTTTAGCTTCATAGTGTATTCCTCTCTAATACCTTGTGGCTTGGAGCCAACGGGCAACCGGAGTAGAGTTAACCTGTTTAACTAACAACACGCTTACCCGCCGAGGTTTTATTTTTATCTGGCACTAAAATATCTCTAACTAAATTTCATCAGCAATAAAAATAAACATTTAAATATATGATCTAATATAACGAGATTTTAAATAATTAATGATAGGTTACATACTGACATGACTGCTGTTAGTAACATATGAATTATTAATTAATCATTCGATGAGTGTTTTATCTTGTTTATATTTCTTAAAATATATTTTAATGAATCAAAAAAATTCGGAATTATTCATGATATATTGTATTGTTGAATAACATGATTGAAGGTGAAAAAACGTTATCAATCTGTGACATTTTTTAAAATATTGCATAAGAATAGGAAAAGGATATTCTTTTAATAAGTCATCGAGATGCGATTTAATGGAGAAAATAATGAAATACGATTTTGATGAGATAATTGATCGGTCTCACACCAATAGTATGAGTTTTGAAGGTTGGAAATCTTATATTTTCAAGGATCATAAACATGTGGATTTCAAGTTTGAAGATAAAGATTTTATCCGTATGTGGGTCGCTGATATGGATTTTGCTACACCGCCTGAAATACGTGATGCAATCAAAAAACGGTTAGATCAAAAGATCTTAGGTTATACCCATGTTTTTGATCCAGAATACTTTTCTACATTAGAAAGTTGGTTTCACAACCATTATGACGTTGCGATAAAAAAGGAAGAAATCGTATTTTCTCCAGGTGTCGTCCCTGCACTAAAAAATTTAGTGCCACTCATCATGCAAGACGATGAAAGTTTACTTATCTGTACGCCATCTTATGCTCCATTCAAAATAGCGGGTGAATTTAATCAGCGCCGAGTGCTGACATCACCTCTTATTAATGAAAATGGGCACTATGTCATAGATTTTGACGATCTTGAAACGAAAATATCTGATCCAAAAAATAAAATATCACTGTTTATTTTATGCAATCCACATAATCCGACGGGACGTATTTGGACTAAGGATGAATTAAGTAAGCTAGGTGAAATTTGTGTTGAAAACAATGTTTGGATTATATCAGATGAGATTCACTGTGACTTATTACGCCGTGATAAAAAACATCATCCAATGGTGAATATTTTACCTGATTATAAAAGGCTTATTACCTGTACAGCTCCAAGTAAAACATTCAATCTGGCGGGGAATCTGTTGTCTCATATCTTTATTAGAGATGATATCTTACGTGCCAAATGGCTAGCACGCCATAATGATATTCAAAATCCATTGGCACTCGCTGCTGTGAAAGCGGCATACAGTGAGTGTGAAGAGTGGCTTGATGCTTTAAAAATGTATTTGGATGATAACTTGTCATTTTTGCAGCAATACCTGCAAGTTCACCTACCTGAAGCTAAGTTTTCTATTCCTGAGGCAACTTATTTAGCGTGGATTGATTTTTCATCTTACTTGAAAAAAACCGATAGCTTTGCTGAACCTGCATTTTTCTTTGCTCAAGAAGCCGGTGTCTTACTTGAGGGGGGGAATATGTTTGTCGACAATGGTGAAGGGCATATTCGTTTGAATATTGCGTGTCCTCGCAGCGTGCTATTAAGGGGATTAGAACGCATGAGTGAAGCACTGAATCGCTTATAGTCTGTCGATGCAATACTAGAGAGATGGAGGACAACCATCTCTTCTATTTGATAATAGTCAAACTTATCCTTTTCGATTTATCGTCCTTGCTCCAAAATTTGGTGAGCTAAGGTTGCTCGTTTACTAACACTTCGTTAATTTTCTACGCTACAAATAATAAATTACATAAGTCAGGTTTGGTTATGGAAAGTCATTCTTCCTTAGCAATTGGCATTGATTTGGGTACGACCAACAGTGCGATTGCAATATGGAGAAACGGGGTAGCGGAGCTGATTCCAAATGCCCTCGGTGAATATTTGACACCCTCAGTGGTCAGTATTGATGAAGAGGGGCATGTCCTAGTCGGAGAAGCTGCGCGAGCAAGGTTAGTGACAAAGCCGACAGAAACAGTCGCTGCATTTAAACGTTTTATGGGGTCGGAAAAGCAATTCAAGCTTGGAGCACAAAGTTATACTCCAACGGAATTGAGCGCCCTTGTACTTAAGTCATTGAAAGCGGACGCTGAAGCGCATTTAGGCACTGAAATTCAAGATGTCGTCATCTCTGTTCCGGCTTATTTCAGTGATCAACAGCGTAAGCAAGTCTACCAAGCGGCGTTATTGGCTGATTTAAATGCCGTACGCTTGATTAATGAACCGACCGCCGCTTGTTTAGCCTATAGCTTGAAACAAGAGCAAGAACGTCGCTTTCTCGTGTTTGATTTAGGTGGCGGAACGTTCGATGTGACAGTCGTTGAGTATCAAGACAGCTTTGTTGAAGTCCGATCCTCTACCGGAGATAACCGTTTAGGTGGTGAAGATTTCACTGAAGCGCTGGTCAATTATGTCGTTAATGAACTTGGTCTCAAGTTAGAGACTATTGATATTAATCATTTAGCGAAGTTGGTGAGTATTTGTGAGCGCGGTAAAAAGCAATCTGGCGAAACGATGGTGCTTGAATTGCCCGATCCATTTAACCAAACGTTAGAGTTAAATGGTAAACAACTAGAGCAGGTTTGGCATGATGTCCTCACTCGTCTGGCTTTACCGCTTAAAAGAGCATTAAACGACGCCAAAATGACGCCAGCAGAAATTGATGAGCTAATTTTTGTTGGTGGTGCCACCCGTTTGCGTCAGGTTCAGCAACTGGCGAATCGTCTCTTAGGGCGTTTTGGTAGTCATCAATTAGATCCTGACCTTGTGGTTGCGATGGGAGCGGCGACTCAAGCTGCTTGTCGCTTGCGCGATGAGGCGGTAGAAGAGCTTATTTTAACGGATGTATGTCCATTTTCGTTAGGGATTATCGTCAATAGTGGTGAGCAGTCTGGGGTGTTTAGCCCGATTATTGAACGCAATACCGTGATTCCGACTTCTCGGGTCGAACGATACTACACCAGCTATGATGATCAAGACAAAGTTAATGTAGGCATTTATCAGGGTGAACGCTATTGGGCGCGTGAAAATATTTACGTCGATAATCTAGAGATTGATGTGCCTGAGGGGCCGCGAGGACAAGAAGCGATTGATGTCCGTTTTAGTTATGACATTAATGGTTTGCTAGAAATCGATGTGACCGTTGTTTCAACTCAAAAAACATCGCAAAAAGTCATTGATCGTTCTCCTATCGGTATGACGCCAGAGCAACAAACTCAGAGTCGAGAGCGCCTAGAAAAGCTTAAGGTTCATCCAAGAGATCAGTTACCGAATATAACTTTGGCTGAAAAACTTAATCGGTTATACGAAGAGTTGTTAGGGGATGGGCGAGAAACTGTTGGTGAAATGATCGCTTATTTTACGAAAGCACTCGATAGCCAAGATGATAAAGTAATTCGTGACGCCCGCAAGGAAATAGAAGCGCACTTAAATCGATTTGTATTGGTTTAGTTTAGAAATAAGTTATGGATAAAGTAGAAGGAGAGCAGTGCTCTCCTTCTGTTTTACGATTGTGTGATTTAAGCATTGCTAATGCCTAAGTATTTTCCTATGTTGACCTGCTGGTCTTTGATGACCTTTTTAGCCCAACGTCCGCGAGAGAAAATGACGCGCGTCATCCATATTCTGCCTACATGAATCACACAAGTTGCGACGGCAACCCAAAAACTGCCTAAGCCAATGGAGACTAGATATAACCCCCACGTAAACCCGAGATACACTTTACGTTTTTTGGTACTTGGTACTATTTGCATAATTCTGAGCGATAGCCCTAATTGAGCAATCGTGGTGATCCCGACATCAAAACACCATAAAGCACTGAATCTTACCGCCTCGTTGCTAATTGGATAATCAAATACATAAAACCACAAAGCAATAAATGCCAAGGCAAACAGCCCAACTTGACCTCTGCTAAAGGTTTTGACCGATTTTTTATTATTTAACGCTTGATTAAGTTCTTTTTGATGTAAGTTATTAAGATGGACTAACGCGATATCTGCTGCTTGTTGTTCCTCTTCTGTTTGCTCGTTACGATTACGTTCAAAATACTCTAATGGGTAAATATCGTATCCTTCTGGACGCCAACCAGTGAAAAGAATGGAGAGGAGATAATTCGCTGGATAGGTGAAAGGTTTTGCTTCTTTATCTGGAACGGTATCAGAAAATTCGTCTGGAGTCGGTAACTCATGAACATGACTGGTGATAAACAAGGTTATCGCTTCAGGTTGAGATAGCTTGTAACTTTCAAGGACCAGATTATTATTTTCTGCTTCGTCGTAGATTACGCGAGTCATTCTGTTATGAAACTCTTCAAACTGAGTTTTGTTATAGGTGTACACGCGAAATAACTGCCAGTAGAAAGTGGCTACCTTAATTTGTCGGTATCGATAATAGAACGCGAGTGCTGCTAACGATTCCAGATTGCCAGTGAGAGCAAGTTTATTTAACTCTTCGAGAGAATGTTGCTGATAGACCTTTTGTAGGGCTTGATAGACCATGGCCTGGAACACATGTTGCTCGCTGAAGGGTGAAATAGACTCAACCCAATCAGAACTATAACTTTTCTCATGATCAAAATAAGTAACGAGGCATCCCAAAGGTCCTTGCTGCTGGTGGGCTGGTAGAGCCGGTAATTGAGATAGTAACTGATTACCACTTAGCCCTTTGTCTGGAGTGTAGTGACTATTAAATAACGTGAGCCACTGGAACACTCCAGTAAAAGGTTCATGTTGATAGATGGACGATAAACGATATTCTGGGTTTTTAATACGATAAAATATTGTTTCATAAACCCATTGTAATTTGGGGCGGTTTTCTTCGAGAAGATCAGACGATATTTTTTCCGCATTAAGTAAGGCTGTTAGCCAGCTATCTGGCACCAGAGGATGACGTTCTAAGCACTGAATCCACTCTACTGAAGTCAATGAATCGATCTCTGCTTCTGTCAGCGATTCACTGCCTAAAAACGCATCAGTGTCATAAGCTTGCAATTTTATAAGTAATGATTCTGCTCCATTGTTTTGCTCTTGTAGCCGATGTGAACAATATGAGTAGGTCAGCTGTAACATGAGGGTTTCAAACGGTGTTGCTTGTTCTTGTGCATTGAGCAGATTTTCCAGCAATTTAACTTGCCATACTAAACTACCATGGTCTGCATTCCAGAGGGCCTGCGTGAGGAAACCAATCAAGCCAGATTCGTCTTTAAAATCTAAGTAATGACGAAATATATCATCGGCATTATCGAACAGAGATTGATATAGCCACCGATGTGAAAGAGTCGGTTGTTCATGATAATTAGGGTTAAGTGAGTGTTCACACCGCCAAAATGCGTGAGGAAGTGGTGACCACTTTTGCAGCAAATTTGCGAGTAATAACGAATAGTCTCGTTCTTTTGCTTTACTCGAAACCTGATAAAGTAAATCTGCCGCTGATCCAAATTGTTCTTTAGCAATCATTTGTTTTGCTACGGCAATGACCGTATCGATATCACCTGCTTTCAGTGTCGCTTCCGACAGAATCTCTAGTTGCACATCGGTCAATTGATTGATGATGTCTGGTGAGGTTAGGTGTTCAAGTAAATCTTGATAAATCGCGGGTGGGTACCAGTTACAGCTATTACAACACTGCATAATAGTGGTTAGGTACTCTAAGGTTAAGTTCCAAGGTAGGCAGGTCGGCTGCCATAGCCAATAATTGATAGCATCCACATTGCCAATATTAAGGGCTTTAGTCAGAGGAATAATAAAGGATAATGTCGCACGCTGCGCAGCATCAGCAAGTTGCGATAGGTTACTTAATGGAATGAGTGATTTAGTCGTGGTCCAACGTTGTAAAAACTCACCCAATTCATATTGTTGTGCATCACCACTGAGCAGCTCTTCCCAATCGAATGTTTGCCAAAAAATATCAATCATTTCGCCGGGTAACCAGCGTTTATTAAGTACATCGTCTAATACATATGACGCAACCGTTTGTTGAATATCTAAGGATGTTAACAAAAGATCGTCTCGCCATTGCTGCCACTGGGTGAGATCAAAACGAGTCGCCGCATTGAGCATGAGCGATTGATATTTCTGGATTGGTACTACTGTTGTCGACTCTTCATTAGATGTTTGAGCAGCGGGTTGCGTTAATTTTGTCTCTGGCGTAAAAGTGGTGACAAGAGTTGATTCATCGCGATTGATGTTTTCCATGATCGCTTCGTAAGCTGCACGTACTTGCTTAAACCCTTGAGGATCTTCCTCAGGATGATGGATTTTAAGCTGCGATCGGTAGGCTTTTTTGATGATAGAAAGATCACTGGTAGGCTCAATACCTAAAATTTCCCAATTGTTCATGCTTGATCCTCTTGTTCACTTTCCTCTGCTGTCGATTGTTGTTTTATCTGCTCTATGTTTTCTAGGACTTGCTGGAGTGATTGAGGAACGGCAAGATCAGGTAGTTCTGTATTCCAGTCGATATGATCAATGGGCACATCTTTGTCATTGTGGAGATAGGCAAAATATTCGTCGAACGTGTGGCCAAGACCTTCGTCAAGTAACGTTGTAATCTGCTGTTCCCTTTCTTCTGCCTCGGCTTTGTTGTATACCCAGAATCCGCGGCCCAAGATAAAGCTGTAGAGATATTGGTGCCAGTTCGAGAAATGTCTCTGCATAAGATGGCTAAAGTAGTTTAAAAGAAACGCACACTCTTCTGCTGTTACGACTCCTACTTGAAAGCCTGCACGGGTTAAGAAAGTACCACGAACGTAGTCCCAAGCAAGGAAGCCCTGGTGACCTACTTTACGATAAACGATATCGACATAACGTAATTCTCCTTGAAACAC
It encodes:
- a CDS encoding DUF1266 domain-containing protein, with protein sequence MSTTIFNKDLPHCQFWLATTVPQMLYCRRWADYDLIGMKRDDDNLESDESFKAGFINSWGIDTREDWHEMIHRLATGEVHGDVWQHLFSRRATSTPMQWSTLIENHSDDPVFQGELRYVDIVYRKVGHQGFLAWDYVRGTFLTRAGFQVGVVTAEECAFLLNYFSHLMQRHFSNWHQYLYSFILGRGFWVYNKAEAEEREQQITTLLDEGLGHTFDEYFAYLHNDKDVPIDHIDWNTELPDLAVPQSLQQVLENIEQIKQQSTAEESEQEDQA